The following are encoded together in the Glycine soja cultivar W05 chromosome 5, ASM419377v2, whole genome shotgun sequence genome:
- the LOC114411362 gene encoding dynamin-related protein 4C-like, whose protein sequence is MAGGKRIISKAIVESSVTRRETDPSEEQPQPLAIVAPIVSSYNERIRPVLDAMENLRRLNISKEGIQLPSIVVVGDQSSGKSSVLESLAGINLPRGQGICTRVPLVMRLQNHPFPTPELMLEFNGKIVSTDEANVSHAINAATEELAGHGKGISNNPLTLLVKKNGVPDLTMVDLPGITRVPVHGQPENIYDQIKDMIMEYIKPEESIILNVLSASVDFTTCESIRMSQSVDKTGLRTLAVVTKADKSPEGLLEKVTADDVNIGLGYVCVRNRIGDESYEDARVEEQMLFESHPLLSKIDKSMVGVPVLAQKLVQIQAISISKTLPEIVKKINEKLANNLSELEKLPTNLASVADAMTAFMHIIGLTKESLRRILLRGEFDEYMEDKNMHCTARLVEMLDSFTNDLYTCAESDASKNFLMQEIKVLEEAKWIGLPNFMPRTAFLSILQGKVNGIANKPIGFVENVWNYLENVLISVITRHSENYYQLLMSTRRASEVLISKKKISSTKHVREAIQMEMHTDYTCNPEFVKEYNKLISQQDAFLNDVLNNEDNPSHVNLEGVGNIEVGHLRQYPSSVLAQAFDLKVRMISYWKIVQRRLIDTIALHLMLSINNLVNEDLEKEIVQDLLSPSSGGLERLLEESPSISGKREKLQRSLKVLRESKETVAHIIDRIATH, encoded by the coding sequence ATGGCTGGAGGAAAGAGAATTATCAGTAAGGCTATTGTTGAATCATCTGTTACTCGACGTGAAACTGACCCATCTGAAGAACAGCCTCAGCCTCTTGCTATTGTTGCACCAATTGTGTCCTCTTATAATGAGAGGATACGTCCAGTTCTTGATGCTATGGAAAATCTCAGGCGCCTTAACATTTCAAAGGAGGGAATTCAGCTTCcttccattgttgttgttggtgatCAATCTTCTGGGAAATCAAGTGTTCTTGAATCTCTTGCTGGTATCAACTTGCCACGTGGCCAAGGCATTTGCACTAGGGTGCCCTTGGTCATGAGGCTCCAAAACCACCCTTTTCCAACCCCAGAGCTTATGTTGGAGTTCAATGGAAAAATCGTCTCCACTGATGAAGCAAACGTTTCTCATGCCATAAATGCTGCCACAGAAGAGCTTGCAGGCCATGGTAAAGGGATTTCCAACAACCCTTTGACTttgctggtgaagaagaatggtGTTCCTGATCTCACAATGGTTGATCTTCCTGGTATAACTCGGGTTCCAGTTCATGGTCAACCTGAGAACATTTATGACCAGATTAAAGACATGATCATGGAGTACATTAAGCCAGAAGAAAGTATTATCTTGAATGTTCTTTCTGCTAGTGTTGATTTCACTACATGTGAGTCTATTAGAATGTCTCAGAGTGTTGACAAAACTGGCCTCAGGACACTGGCTGTGGTCACAAAGGCAGACAAGTCTCCTGAGGGCTTGTTAGAAAAAGTTACTGCTGATGATGTGAACATAGGTCTTGGTTATGTTTGTGTGAGAAACCGCATTGGTGATGAGTCTTATGAGGATGCTAGAGTGGAAGAACAGATGCTGTTTGAGTCCCATCCACTTCTTTCCAAAATAGACAAGTCTATGGTGGGTGTTCCAGTTTTAGCACAGAAACTGGTTCAGATTCAGGCAATCAGCATATCTAAAACTTTGCCAGAAATAGTTAAAAAGATCAATGAGAAGCTAGCTAACAATTTGTCTGAGTTGGAAAAGTTGCCAACAAACTTGGCTTCAGTAGCTGATGCCATGACAGCTTTTATGCATATTATCGGATTGACTAAGGAATCTCTTAGAAGAATTCTTCTTAGAGGAGAATTTGATGAGTATATGGAAGACAAAAACATGCATTGTACTGCCCGGTTGGTGGAGATGCTTGATTCCTTCACAAATGATCTTTACACTTGTGCTGAAAGTGATGCAAGCAAGAATTTTCTTATGCAAGAGATAAAGGTGCTGGAGGAGGCAAAGTGGATTGGTCTTCCAAATTTCATGCCTCGCACTGCTTTTCTTTCTATATTGCAAGGGAAGGTGAATGGGATTGCCAACAAGCCTATAGGTTTTGTTGAAAATGTGTGGAACTATCTGGAAAATGTGCTGATTTCAGTTATCACGCGTCACTCTGAAAACTACTACCAGCTTTTGATGTCTACCAGGCGTGCAAGTGAGGTTCTTATTTCTAAGAAGAAGATAAGTTCCACAAAACATGTAAGAGAGGCCATCCAAATGGAGATGCATACTGATTACACTTGTAATCCTGAGTTTGTGAAGGAATACAACAAGTTAATATCTCAGCAAGATGCTTTTCTGAATGATGTTTTGAACAATGAGGATAATCCATCACATGTGAATCTTGAAGGTGTGGGCAACATTGAAGTTGGTCATTTGAGGCAATACCCATCGTCTGTGCTTgctcaagcatttgatttgAAGGTTAGGATGATTTCGTACTGGAAGATAGTGCAGAGACGATTGATTGACACAATTGCCTTACATCTTATGCTTAGTATTAACAATCTTGTTAACGAGGATTTGGAGAAGGAGATTGTTCAGGATCTGTTATCCCCTAGTAGTGGTGGGTTAGAGAGGTTGTTGGAGGAGTCACCTTCAATTTCTGGGAAGCGTGAAAAGCTGCAGAGGAGTCTCAAAGTCCTAAGGGAGAGCAAGGAAACTGTTGCTCACATAATTGACCGAATTGCAACCCATTGA
- the LOC114412973 gene encoding protein NRT1/ PTR FAMILY 4.5-like has protein sequence MENRVVDGNVERMQREERADELVVHGKVDWKGRKALKHKHGGMKVSLLVLAAFGMENLATLSLAVNFVSYFTGIMHYELADAANMVTNYMGVNYMLSIVVAVLADTWIGRYKSVVISGIVESLGLALLTIQARVGSLTPPICDLYNVRDAHCEKLSGKQEAFLFIGLYLLAFGSAGLKASLPSHGADQFDERDPKEAMQMSSFFNGLFLALCVGGAVSLTFNVYIQDNNGWIWGFGISTVAIVLGTIIFASGLPLYRIHAAHTTNGILEIIQVYVAAIRNRNLPLPANPIQLYEIQQDKEAAVEIEYQPHRDIFRFLDKAAIKSRSDEQPENQETPNPWKLCRVTQVENAKIILSMLPIFCCSIIMTLCLAQLQTFSIQQGSTMNTRIAKHFNIPPASIPIIPVAFLIVFVPFYDRICVPFLRKFTGIPTGITHLQRIGVGLILSSISMAVAAIIEVKRKGVARDNNMLNALPVLQPLPISIFWISFQYFVFGIADMFTYVGLLEFFYSEAPKSLKSTATCFLWCAMALGYFLSSIMVKIVNSATKNITASGGWLQGNNINRNHLNLFYLLLSILSLINFFVYLFVSKRYKYRPQHPAVTGGNSEE, from the exons ATg GAAAATCGTGTTGTTGACGGGAATGTGGAGAGGATGCAGCGGGAGGAGAGAGCAGATGAGCTGGTTGTTCATGGAAAAGTTGATTGGAAAGGAAGAAAAGCTTTGAAACACAAACATGGGGGGATGAAAGTTTCATTGCTCGTACTTG CGGCATTTGGTATGGAGAACTTAGCAACTCTGTCTCTAGCAGTGAACTTTGTGTCATACTTCACTGGTATTATGCATTATGAACTAGCAGATGCAGCTAACATGGTCACCAATTACATGGGTGTTAATTACATGCTCTCCATTGTGGTGGCCGTTCTTGCTGACACTTGGATTGGTAGATACAAATCCGTTGTTATTTCTGGAATCGTAGAGTCTTTG GGACTGGCATTGCTTACGATACAGGCACGCGTGGGTAGCCTGACACCACCCATTTGCGACCTGTACAATGTGAGAGATGCACATTGTGAAAAGCTTAGTGGGAAGCAAGAAGCATTTCTCTTCATTGGCCTCTACTTGTTGGCCTTTGGCAGTGCAGGTTTGAAGGCTTCCCTGCCATCACATGGTGCTGATCAATTTGATGAAAGAGACCCCAAAGAAGCAATGCAAATGTCGAGCTTCTTCAACGGTCTCTTTTTAGCACTTTGCGTTGGTGGTGCAGTCAGCTTAACATTTAATGTGTATATACAAGACAATAATGGATGGATCTGGGGCTTTGGGATCTCCACCGTTGCTATTGTTTTGGGCACCATTATCTTTGCCTCTGGATTGCCACTATACCGAATTCATGCTGCACATACAACAAACGGAATCTTGGAGATCATTCAG GTCTATGTTGCTGCAATTCGCAACAGAAACCTTCCCCTTCCTGCCAATCCTATCCAACTATATGAGATTCAACAGGACAAAGAAGCCGCAGTGGAAATAGAGTATCAACCTCATAGAGATATTTTCAG GTTTTTGGACAAAGCAGCTATCAAAAGTAGATCTGATGAGCAACCTGAGAACCAAGAGACTCCAAACCCGTGGAAACTATGCAGAGTTACCCAAGTAGAAAATGCTAAAATCATTCTAAGCATGCTCCCAATATTCTGCTGCTCAATCATCATGACCCTTTGCTTAGCACAACTTCAAACCTTCTCTATTCAACAAGGCTCCACCATGAACACCAGGATCGCCAAGCATTTTAACATCCCACCTGCATCTATACCAATCATCCCAGTTGCCTTCTTAATCGTTTTCGTCCCTTTCTATGATCGCATTTGTGTTCCTTTTCTACGTAAATTCACCGGTATTCCCACCGGCATTACACACTTGCAACGCATAGGAGTAGGCCTGATACTCTCTTCCATCTCCATGGCAGTTGCAGCAATCATAGAGGTCAAAAGAAAAGGAGTTGCTAGAGACAACAACATGCTTAATGCCTTGCCAGTATTACAGCCATTGCCAATTAGTATATTCTGGATTTCTTTTCAGTATTTTGTATTTGGCATAGCTGACATGTTTACCTATGTTGGGCTTCTTGAGTTTTTCTATTCAGAGGCACCAAAAAGCCTTAAATCAACAGCAACATGCTTTCTCTGGTGTGCTATGGCCCTTGGCTATTTTCTAAGTTCCATAATGGTTAAAATTGTGAATAGTGCAACCAAGAATATTACTGCAAGTGGAGGTTGGTTACAAGGGAACAATATCAACAGAAACCATCTGAACTTGTTCTACTTACTCCTTTCCATATTGAGCTTGATCAACTTCTTTGTCTATTTGTTCGTTTCAAAGAGGTACAAGTACAGGCCTCAACACCCTGCAGTTACTGGTGGCAATTCAGAGGAGTGA